A window of Bacteroidota bacterium contains these coding sequences:
- a CDS encoding efflux RND transporter periplasmic adaptor subunit: protein MIAQSRRLAYIVLLLGLGFAGGYWWGSRQGGASSTPIGSRNPRVPKTLWTCGMHPQVVRQEPGLCPICQMALVPLVPNRDTTGGVRVDPVALQALGVRLVEVERRPLEHRIRVPAELVVPDGARTVLVLKFEAYVERLWVRAEGEPVRQGQPVMELYSPELLSAQRELLSALELRERASSEEVRLSAERLLEAARARLRLWDVPEAFIEQLERTRQVQRTLQILAPRSGIVTRRMVTTGQRVMAGEPLLEISRLDPLWLLLAVYESDLPWVRTGAPVEVRLPMLPGRTLRGVLEYRYPDVDPSSRTARVRVPLANPGLMLLPGAGGTAEIVFRSEPVVAVPEEAVLLSGARAFVLEAIGQGRFRPLEVRLGRRAQGYYEVLEGLKPGQRLAGGATFLIDGEAQLRAALDRLSGHDHRAEVSAKEPSSRAETVRTVRIALSTIQCEMCVETIQQAVSGLPGLLAFRIDLARREALAKLDVTRLSLSLLERVIARSGYTANRTARDPAAYERLPDCCKEPADQKQPIPGDRDHA, encoded by the coding sequence ATGATCGCACAGAGTCGACGCTTGGCGTATATCGTCCTGCTACTCGGATTAGGTTTCGCGGGGGGATACTGGTGGGGGAGTCGGCAGGGGGGCGCATCGTCTACGCCGATCGGCTCTCGCAACCCCCGGGTCCCCAAGACGCTATGGACCTGTGGCATGCATCCGCAGGTGGTGCGGCAGGAGCCGGGTCTATGTCCGATTTGCCAGATGGCGCTCGTACCCCTTGTCCCAAACCGAGACACCACAGGAGGGGTGCGTGTTGATCCCGTCGCATTGCAAGCCCTTGGGGTGCGGCTTGTGGAGGTGGAACGCCGGCCCCTGGAGCATCGGATTCGGGTGCCGGCTGAGCTGGTCGTTCCAGATGGGGCGCGCACGGTGCTCGTGCTCAAATTCGAGGCCTACGTGGAGCGCCTTTGGGTGCGCGCCGAGGGGGAGCCCGTACGTCAAGGCCAGCCCGTAATGGAGCTCTACAGTCCAGAGCTTCTGAGCGCGCAGCGGGAGCTGCTTTCGGCCCTGGAGCTTCGGGAGCGCGCCTCCTCCGAAGAGGTCCGCCTGAGCGCTGAACGGCTTCTGGAGGCCGCTCGAGCTCGGCTGCGCCTCTGGGATGTCCCCGAGGCCTTCATAGAGCAACTGGAGCGCACAAGACAGGTGCAGCGCACCCTGCAGATTCTGGCCCCGAGAAGCGGCATCGTCACGCGTCGCATGGTCACGACAGGCCAGCGCGTGATGGCCGGTGAGCCCTTGCTGGAGATCAGCCGTCTGGATCCGCTTTGGCTGCTGCTTGCGGTCTACGAATCCGATCTGCCCTGGGTGCGCACGGGAGCCCCGGTGGAGGTGCGGCTCCCCATGTTGCCGGGCCGGACGCTTCGGGGCGTGCTGGAGTATCGCTATCCGGACGTAGACCCAAGCAGCCGGACCGCGCGTGTGCGTGTGCCCCTGGCCAACCCCGGGCTTATGCTTCTGCCCGGAGCGGGGGGAACAGCCGAGATCGTGTTCCGAAGCGAGCCCGTTGTGGCCGTTCCGGAGGAGGCGGTGCTGCTGTCCGGGGCGCGCGCCTTCGTATTGGAGGCCATAGGGCAGGGCCGGTTTCGCCCCTTGGAGGTTCGCCTAGGCCGTCGGGCCCAAGGTTACTACGAGGTGCTTGAGGGGCTTAAGCCCGGTCAACGGCTAGCCGGCGGGGCGACGTTTTTGATCGACGGCGAAGCCCAGCTGCGCGCCGCCTTAGATCGCCTCTCCGGTCACGATCATCGAGCCGAGGTCTCCGCAAAGGAGCCTTCCTCTCGGGCAGAGACCGTGCGCACGGTCCGCATCGCCTTGAGCACGATTCAATGCGAGATGTGCGTGGAGACGATTCAGCAGGCCGTCTCTGGGCTGCCCGGGCTACTCGCCTTTCGGATCGATCTCGCCCGACGAGAGGCCCTGGCGAAGCTCGACGTGACAAGGCTGAGCCTAAGCCTCCTAGAGCGGGTCATCGCCCGATCCGGGTACACGGCCAACCGCACCGCGCGCGATCCGGCCGCCTACGAGCGGCTTCCGGACTGCTGCAAGGAACCTGCGGATCAAAAGCAGCCCATCCCGGGAGACCGTGATCATGCTTAG
- a CDS encoding TolC family protein, with amino-acid sequence MPIASCRLRRGAIASGLFWFVFPIVQGPWAVTIACAQALRVLTEEDALVLFERHHPALQAQMAAVRAAEARSDQIAWPRPMLEAAAMPFMLASGMSGLSFMVRQMLPQSARLRAEREARLFEAQAATWRAAAERRTLRMRLRMALAELWMLGEQGRRIDALVEELHLFEQVALAQYASGRENQAAAIRVGLERQLWERRRRELAEQAAEKRAQLWELTGGALTLGPGDSVQLAPLPDSFSVSHEALMRHPMRQEAEAMVRTEEAMERAQRLMRRLEPTVGLGLNLSPEARRRLFGWEPLMPTVSLEIPLWRRPLAAQERERRAQLERKSHEAQALWRRLVAEAQAIRDQDRELRGLLRTLEEALIPRARLAWEAALAAYEGGRIRHVELLELRRMLLELELERIAAIGRRALLRARWLELVEKEPQS; translated from the coding sequence ATGCCGATAGCATCATGTAGACTACGTCGAGGCGCGATCGCCTCGGGGCTTTTCTGGTTTGTTTTCCCGATCGTACAAGGCCCTTGGGCGGTGACGATCGCCTGTGCCCAAGCTTTGCGCGTTCTGACCGAGGAGGACGCGCTCGTCCTATTTGAGCGCCATCACCCCGCTCTACAAGCCCAAATGGCGGCTGTGCGGGCGGCCGAAGCCCGATCTGATCAAATCGCCTGGCCTCGGCCCATGCTGGAGGCGGCCGCAATGCCTTTTATGCTAGCCTCGGGCATGAGCGGCCTTTCGTTTATGGTGCGCCAGATGCTTCCGCAGTCGGCCCGGCTGCGGGCTGAGCGCGAGGCGCGCCTCTTTGAGGCCCAGGCCGCCACGTGGCGGGCCGCCGCCGAGCGCCGGACCCTACGCATGCGGCTTCGCATGGCCCTAGCGGAGCTGTGGATGCTCGGTGAGCAGGGGCGCCGGATAGACGCTCTGGTGGAGGAGCTACATCTCTTTGAACAGGTGGCCCTAGCCCAGTATGCCTCTGGCCGAGAGAATCAAGCCGCTGCGATTCGGGTTGGTCTGGAGCGCCAGCTCTGGGAGCGGCGCCGCCGAGAGCTCGCTGAACAGGCAGCCGAAAAGCGCGCTCAGCTTTGGGAGCTCACCGGAGGGGCACTTACACTGGGTCCGGGGGATTCCGTTCAATTGGCCCCCTTGCCGGATTCCTTTTCCGTAAGCCATGAGGCGCTTATGCGTCATCCCATGCGGCAAGAAGCTGAGGCCATGGTGCGCACCGAAGAGGCCATGGAGCGCGCGCAGCGGCTCATGCGCCGGCTGGAGCCGACCGTGGGGTTGGGGCTGAACCTGAGCCCCGAGGCCCGACGCCGCCTCTTCGGTTGGGAGCCCCTCATGCCCACAGTCTCCCTTGAAATCCCCCTATGGCGCAGACCCCTGGCGGCCCAAGAGCGCGAGCGCAGGGCGCAGCTTGAACGGAAGAGCCACGAGGCCCAGGCCCTCTGGCGGCGTCTTGTGGCGGAGGCGCAAGCCATACGCGATCAGGACCGCGAGCTTCGCGGCCTCTTGCGGACTTTAGAGGAGGCGCTTATCCCGCGGGCCCGCTTGGCTTGGGAGGCTGCGCTTGCGGCCTATGAAGGCGGCCGGATCCGTCACGTCGAGCTGCTTGAGCTTCGGCGCATGCTTCTGGAGCTGGAGCTAGAGCGCATCGCGGCGATCGGGCGGCGTGCGCTGTTGCGGGCTCGCTGGCTAGAGCTTGTGGAAAAGGAGCCTCAATCATGA